In Streptomyces capitiformicae, one genomic interval encodes:
- a CDS encoding glycosyltransferase family 2 protein — MSSVLRPAISEPAISDSESDTTPAESEALAKYRPISHHLAIAPPVSVVIPAMNEAENLPYVFKTLPGWIHEVVLVDGNSTDNTVEVARELWPDVKVVPQRGKGKGDALITGFEACTGDIIVMVDADGSADGHEIVSYVSALVSGADFAKGSRFANGGGTDDMTLIRKLGNWALCTTVNRKFGARYTDLCYGYNAFWRHCLDKIDLDCTGFEVETLMNIRVVKAGLKVQEIPSHEYLRIHGASNLRAVRDGLRVLKVILKERSNRRALRSRSHATMLTAGQGESS; from the coding sequence ATGAGCTCAGTTCTGCGCCCGGCCATTTCCGAACCGGCCATATCCGATTCCGAGTCCGATACCACGCCGGCCGAGTCGGAGGCGCTCGCCAAGTACCGGCCGATCTCCCATCACCTGGCCATCGCGCCGCCGGTGAGCGTGGTGATCCCCGCCATGAACGAGGCGGAGAACCTGCCGTACGTGTTCAAGACCCTGCCGGGCTGGATCCACGAAGTGGTCCTGGTCGACGGCAACTCCACCGACAACACCGTCGAGGTGGCCCGTGAGTTGTGGCCGGACGTCAAGGTCGTGCCGCAGCGCGGGAAGGGCAAGGGGGACGCCCTGATCACCGGGTTCGAGGCGTGCACCGGCGACATCATCGTGATGGTCGACGCGGACGGCTCGGCCGACGGCCACGAGATCGTGTCGTACGTCTCCGCCCTGGTCTCGGGCGCGGACTTCGCCAAGGGGTCCCGCTTCGCCAACGGCGGCGGCACCGACGACATGACCCTGATCCGCAAGCTCGGCAACTGGGCGCTGTGCACCACCGTGAACCGGAAGTTCGGCGCCCGTTACACCGACCTCTGCTACGGCTACAACGCGTTCTGGCGGCACTGCCTGGACAAGATCGACCTCGACTGCACGGGCTTCGAGGTGGAGACCCTGATGAACATCCGGGTTGTCAAGGCGGGCCTGAAGGTCCAGGAGATCCCGAGCCACGAGTACCTGCGCATCCACGGCGCGAGCAACCTGCGGGCCGTGCGCGACGGGCTGCGGGTGCTGAAGGTGATCCTGAAGGAACGCTCCAACCGGCGTGCGCTGCGCAGCCGTTCGCACGCGACGATGCTCACCGCCGGTCAGGGAGAGTCGTCTTGA
- a CDS encoding GNAT family N-acetyltransferase has protein sequence MDISVYRPGELTAADRAAWTALQSKAHLHGAPELANPFLSPEFALAVGRCRRGVRIAVVREDGEPAAFFPFQRSAVGVGRAIGLGLSDCQGVVHRPGFTWDAHALLRASGLAVWEFDHLAAGQTPFARHVTGTFPSPVMDLEQGYEAYLGQLRADSPKFIRTTLAKERRLGRAVGEVRYVHDERDPRVLRTLMAWKSAQYRRTGRSDRFAHPWITRLVHQLFHTRSDSFTGRLSVLYADGKPIAAHFGLQSERVLTCWFPAYDPAFAKFSPGLLLHLHMAEEGAADGIAYLDLGRGQKQYKDSLKTREISVSEGWVTRRHPVALGHRARRAPVRALRNTVLARPELFEPADKLLKQMGKIRSGRQVSDTTTKT, from the coding sequence GTGGACATCAGTGTGTACCGCCCCGGCGAACTGACCGCCGCCGACCGGGCGGCCTGGACCGCTTTGCAGTCGAAGGCCCATCTCCACGGCGCGCCCGAGCTGGCGAACCCGTTCCTGTCCCCCGAGTTCGCCCTCGCGGTCGGCCGCTGCCGGCGCGGGGTGCGGATCGCGGTCGTACGCGAGGACGGTGAACCGGCGGCCTTCTTCCCGTTCCAGAGATCCGCCGTCGGTGTCGGCAGAGCCATCGGCCTCGGCCTCTCCGACTGCCAGGGCGTGGTCCACCGCCCCGGCTTCACCTGGGACGCCCACGCGCTGCTGCGGGCCTCGGGACTGGCCGTATGGGAGTTCGACCATCTGGCGGCGGGCCAGACGCCGTTCGCACGCCACGTCACCGGCACCTTCCCGTCGCCGGTCATGGATCTGGAGCAGGGCTACGAGGCCTATCTCGGCCAACTGCGCGCCGACTCACCGAAGTTCATCAGGACGACACTCGCCAAGGAACGCAGGCTCGGCCGGGCGGTCGGCGAGGTGCGCTATGTGCACGACGAGCGCGACCCGAGGGTCCTGCGCACCCTGATGGCCTGGAAGTCGGCGCAGTACCGCAGGACCGGGCGCAGCGACCGCTTCGCGCACCCGTGGATCACCCGGCTCGTGCACCAGCTCTTCCACACCCGCTCCGACTCCTTCACCGGCCGGCTGTCGGTGCTGTACGCGGACGGCAAGCCGATCGCGGCCCATTTCGGGCTGCAGTCCGAGCGGGTGCTGACCTGCTGGTTCCCGGCGTACGACCCGGCGTTCGCGAAGTTCTCGCCGGGGCTGCTCCTGCATCTGCACATGGCCGAGGAGGGCGCCGCCGACGGCATCGCGTACCTCGATCTGGGCCGTGGTCAGAAGCAGTACAAGGATTCCCTGAAGACACGGGAGATCTCCGTGTCCGAGGGGTGGGTCACCCGACGCCATCCCGTGGCACTCGGGCACCGGGCTCGCAGGGCCCCGGTCCGGGCGCTGCGGAACACGGTGTTGGCACGACCGGAATTGTTCGAACCGGCAGACAAACTACTGAAGCAGATGGGCAAAATCCGGTCAGGACGACAAGTATCGGACACAACAACAAAAACGTGA